In Rhipicephalus microplus isolate Deutch F79 chromosome 7, USDA_Rmic, whole genome shotgun sequence, one genomic interval encodes:
- the LOC119180024 gene encoding serine/threonine-protein phosphatase CPPED1 isoform X1, with protein sequence MCCAHRTRLVSRCGGFRRLFPGLSAAVMPSTVEKSFQPYHITEEPATVSTGFRIRARNKSFEGLTKETEGQWKGPFFFIQAADTQFGMIESYLEKKPCPRWDKEIALTEKAVEAVNRMEPKPRFFVVCGDLVDAMPGDELKPEQEADFKRVFSKMSSEVPLVCVCGNHDIGNQPTPASVCAYRNSFGDDYFTFWCSGVMCIVINTQYYEDPLLVPDLAHEQEVWLDEQLAEAQRTGAKHVVVFQHIPWFVRNFDEDKMYFNFDPELRLRMLDKFHKAGVRAIFCGHYHRNAGGFYKDMELVVTSAIGAQLGCDTHGLRVVKVREDNIEHQYYALDEIPETVCLH encoded by the exons ATGTGCTGTGCACACCGCACCAGACTTGTCAGCAGGTGTGGCGGTTTCCGGCGCTTGTTTCCGGGACTCTCAGCAGCTGTAATGCCGAGCACCGTGGAGAAGTCGTTTCAACCTTACCACATCACCGAGGAGCCTGCGACGGTGTCGACCGGATTCAGGATCCGAGCTCGCAACAAGTCGTTCGAGGGTCTCACGAAGG AGACCGAGGGTCAATGGAAAGGGCCCTTCTTCTTCATTCAAGCAGCGGACACGCAGTTTGGCATGATCGAGTCATATCTGGAGAAAAAGCCATGCCCACGGTGGGACAAGGAGATAGCGCTCACCGAGAAGGCCGTCGAAGCTGTCAACCGGATGGAGCCAAAGCCACGGTTCTTCGTCGTCTGCGGAGACCTTGTGGATGCCATGCCTG GGGATGAGCTGAAGCCGGAACAGGAGGCTGACTTCAAGCGTGTCTTCTCCAAAATGAGCAGTGAGGTGCCACTGGTGTGCGTCTGCGGCAACCACGACATTGGCAACCAGCCCACACCGGCCAGTGTGTGCGCCTACAGGAACAGCTTTGGTGACGACTACTTTACCTTCTGGTGCAGCGGCGTTATGTGCATTGTCATCAACACGCAGTACTACGAGGATCCGTTGCTG GTGCCAGATTTGGCGCACGAGCAGGAAGTGTGGCTGGACGAGCAGCTGGCGGAAGCGCAGCGGACGGGTGCCAAGCACGTGGTGGTCTTCCAGCACATCCCCtggttcgtgcgcaactttgacgaggacaAGATGTATTTCAACTTCGACCCCGAACTGAGATTACGGATGCTCGACAAGTTCCACAAGGCCG GTGTGCGGGCCATCTTCTGCGGCCACTACCACCGCAATGCCGGCGGCTTCTACAAGGACATGGAGTTGGTTGTGACTTCTGCCATCGGAGCGCAGCTTGGCTGCGACACCCACGGGCTTCGTGTCGTGAAAGTCCGCGAAGACAACATCGAGCACCAATACTACGCATTGGATGAGATCCCAGAGACGGTCTGCCTCCACTGA
- the LOC119180024 gene encoding serine/threonine-protein phosphatase CPPED1 isoform X2, with product MIESYLEKKPCPRWDKEIALTEKAVEAVNRMEPKPRFFVVCGDLVDAMPGDELKPEQEADFKRVFSKMSSEVPLVCVCGNHDIGNQPTPASVCAYRNSFGDDYFTFWCSGVMCIVINTQYYEDPLLVPDLAHEQEVWLDEQLAEAQRTGAKHVVVFQHIPWFVRNFDEDKMYFNFDPELRLRMLDKFHKAGVRAIFCGHYHRNAGGFYKDMELVVTSAIGAQLGCDTHGLRVVKVREDNIEHQYYALDEIPETVCLH from the exons ATGATCGAGTCATATCTGGAGAAAAAGCCATGCCCACGGTGGGACAAGGAGATAGCGCTCACCGAGAAGGCCGTCGAAGCTGTCAACCGGATGGAGCCAAAGCCACGGTTCTTCGTCGTCTGCGGAGACCTTGTGGATGCCATGCCTG GGGATGAGCTGAAGCCGGAACAGGAGGCTGACTTCAAGCGTGTCTTCTCCAAAATGAGCAGTGAGGTGCCACTGGTGTGCGTCTGCGGCAACCACGACATTGGCAACCAGCCCACACCGGCCAGTGTGTGCGCCTACAGGAACAGCTTTGGTGACGACTACTTTACCTTCTGGTGCAGCGGCGTTATGTGCATTGTCATCAACACGCAGTACTACGAGGATCCGTTGCTG GTGCCAGATTTGGCGCACGAGCAGGAAGTGTGGCTGGACGAGCAGCTGGCGGAAGCGCAGCGGACGGGTGCCAAGCACGTGGTGGTCTTCCAGCACATCCCCtggttcgtgcgcaactttgacgaggacaAGATGTATTTCAACTTCGACCCCGAACTGAGATTACGGATGCTCGACAAGTTCCACAAGGCCG GTGTGCGGGCCATCTTCTGCGGCCACTACCACCGCAATGCCGGCGGCTTCTACAAGGACATGGAGTTGGTTGTGACTTCTGCCATCGGAGCGCAGCTTGGCTGCGACACCCACGGGCTTCGTGTCGTGAAAGTCCGCGAAGACAACATCGAGCACCAATACTACGCATTGGATGAGATCCCAGAGACGGTCTGCCTCCACTGA
- the LOC119179971 gene encoding uncharacterized protein LOC119179971: MAFWWAIILLSSQVILMDHTVDATFDFSFRWLRDGSTVSTEDLNATAAAVTTGTTASRTTPPDLVTTEDALLGRSTQIPVDAVSTAAPTSTTWTTESTDHSTTATTEATVPGATPVSLDDLALQIANVPDPILHVVEDRHGSPSFVIISGRHGSSGAATDATTTPTTTPSTDASTTPATTTLTTETTTSLTTTTPAAEARNTPPPSTTVFGSTLPAAPNTTSPYLVLLRYLRPLIFGRFGGAQSTTSGTESTTAVTPAVSTIPPSPRDPPNSNPATTESTLPTTVAAATSTTMVPTSTTQPTTTRTTNVLDEDLASYPAEFRVTELPGPFTTKDPLGNANATSTRTLPTTRQHSTRGAAFDTTATQTPTPPNSFVSTTVAPGTTPARTTVALASDSLKGRASISSTTPVPSVTSEVTDADAPTTRSFATPATGTTVTGEDLATPEGATAEVPTSAQTGAPGQLGSLVSRLTDESATMGSLDGVTFAPWPRTTAPKATGGGDDEPKYRYFYDPMQVMQIL, from the exons ATGGCTTTTTGGTGGGCAATCATACTGCTGTCGTCGCAAGTGATCCTGATGGACCACACCGTAGACGCAACTTTCGACTTCAGCTTCCGATGGCTGCGTGACGGGAGCACCGTCTCAACCGAAGACTTGAACGCAACTGCGGCCGCAGTGACGACTGGCACAACCGCTTCTCGGACGACGCCCCCAGACCTCGTCACTACCGAGGATGCGTTGCTCGGGAGGAGTACGCAAATTCCCGTCGACGCGGTCTCCACGGCTGCCCCAACTTCAACCACCTGGACAACTGAAAGTACCGACCACAGCACTACGGCGACTACAGAGGCCACAGTGCCGGGCGCCACTCCCGTGTCGCTGGATGACCTGGCGCTACAGATCGCCAATGTTCCCGATCCGATTCTGCATGTGGTGGAAGACCGGCACGGATCGCCGTCCTTCGTGATCATCAGTGGACGCCATGGGTCGAGTGGAGCCGCTACGGATGCTACCACTACACCTACTACTACACCGTCAACGGATGCTAGCACTACACCTGCTACCACTACGCTGACTACGGAGACCACTACTTCACTGACCACCACTACACCTGCAGCGGAAGCCCGGAATACGCCGCCGCCTTCTACAACGGTGTTCG GTTCCACCCTTCCGGCCGCCCCCAACACCACTTCTCCGTACCTGGTCCTGCTGCGTTATCTTCGGCCGTTAATCTTTGGCCGCTTTGGAGGCGCCCAATCGACAACCAGCGGAACAGAGTCGACCACAGCTGTTACTCCGGCCGTTTCTACCATTCCTCCCAGTCCCCGCGATCCGCCCAATTCAAATCCAGCCACCACGGAAAGTACACTTCCCACCACGGTCGCAGCTGCTACAAGTACTACCATGGTACCTACCAGCACAACCCAGCCAACCACCACGCGGACCACAAATGTCCTGGACGAAGACCTCGCCTCGTACCCAGCTGAATTCAGGGTGACCGAGCTTCCTGGCCCATTCACTACAAAAGATCCTCTCGGCAACGCAAACGCCACCTCCACCCGAACTCTCCCCACTACGCGTCAACACTCCACCCGCGGTGCAGCTTTCGACACGACCGCAACACAGACCCCAACGCCACCGAATTCCTTCGTCTCCACCACCGTTGCTCCCGGGACAACCCCGGCCCGCACCACCGTCGCACTTGCGAGCGACTCCCTCAAGGGACGAGCGTCTATTTCATCGACCACGCCCGTCCCTTCGGTTACCAGCGAAGTAACGGACGCCGACGCTCCAACCACTCGTTCCTTCGCGACACCTGCCACGGGTACCACGGTTACTGGCGAAGATCTCGCTACGCCTGAAGGTGCCACCGCCGAGGTCCCGACGTCAGCCCAAACCGGCGCACCAGGCCAGCTGGGTTCCTTGGTATCTCGTCTGACCGACGAGTCGGCGACCATGGGTAGCCTGGACGGAGTGACCTTTGCGCCCTGGCCTCGCACGACGGCGCCCAAGGCCACAGGCGGGGGCGACGACGAGCCCAAGTATCGCTACTTCTACGACCCCATGCAGGTCATGCAGATTCTGTAG